The proteins below are encoded in one region of Ignavibacteria bacterium:
- a CDS encoding molybdopterin oxidoreductase, translating to MFIANYIGLLHGSETHLKDSLLKVSDHHKSEPDIEYICKMLAGWSDMHIQHLEHFIKRYEEAKESEPDKLQKTLFHGIRKGALGLLRDLHDLYLLATEVEVSYMVITQASQALRDDELEKFCKDAIKETERQINWLKTRLKQSAPQVLVAAE from the coding sequence ATGTTTATAGCAAACTATATCGGACTTCTGCACGGCAGTGAGACGCACTTAAAAGACTCACTGCTTAAAGTATCAGACCATCATAAAAGCGAGCCTGACATTGAGTACATATGCAAGATGCTTGCAGGCTGGTCGGATATGCACATACAGCATCTTGAGCACTTCATAAAGCGTTATGAGGAGGCCAAGGAGTCGGAGCCGGACAAGCTTCAGAAGACGCTTTTTCATGGAATAAGGAAAGGCGCTCTCGGGCTCTTAAGGGACCTGCACGACCTGTATTTACTTGCGACCGAAGTTGAAGTAAGTTATATGGTTATTACGCAGGCCAGCCAGGCGCTGCGCGATGATGAGCTTGAGAAGTTCTGCAAGGATGCGATTAAGGAAACAGAGCGTCAGATAAACTGGCTTAAGACCCGGCTGAAGCAGTCTGCCCCGCAGGTGCTGGTGGCTGCGGAATGA